A window of Pelagicoccus enzymogenes genomic DNA:
CCGCTACGGTATCCACAAGTCTGGCCGCTCCCTGCGCTTCATGCCGTCCTTCGACTACACGGCCATGAGCAAAGGCGACATCGCCGCACTCGTGGCCTACCTCCGCACTTTGGATTCAGTCGAAAAACCATTGCAGGAAAACAGCTACGGCCCCATCGCCCGCATGCTTTCAAGCTTCGGCAAAATGCCTGTCATGTTCCCCGCCGCCATCATCGATCCCGCCGCCGGATTCGCCGAAAAGCCAAAGGAAGGGCCTACTGCGGAATTCGGACGCTACCTCGCCAGCTCCTGCGTCGGTTGCCACGGCGAGGATATGGCCGGAGGTCCGATCCCCGGTGGCGACCCCTCCTGGCCTGAAGCCGGCAACTCAAGGCTCGGCAGCAACCCAATCTGGACCAAGGAAAGCTTCGCTCACATGATTTCCACCGGCATCTCTCCCACTACCGGACAAGCGATTCGCGCCCCCATGCCCGTCGCCCTGCTCAAGCAGTTCAACGAAGACGAAGTCACCGCCCTCTGGGAATACCTCAAGACGCTCGACTAGTAAGCGCGGGAAGCGGCCTGCGCCGCGACGAAAGAAAGTTGAAAGGTGGCGCGGCTTCTCTGAAGATGCACTTCGAATGGTGCTCCCAAGTCAAGTCGTCTTGGGGCAAGCCGACCCATCAGCGAAGTCCCGTGCAATTTGATACAGGTGGTTCGGCCGCTCCGCGGGCGAAGAAAGACGCTCGGGGAGCGACCGTGTTCAATCGCGTGACAAGCACGCTCACACAAAAAGCATCACCAAAAGCAGTGGGAATGCGGGCTATGCATTCGGTCCGACTGTGGGAAGCGGCCTTGTGCCGCGATTGGGCAGGATCGATCGTGCCACAAGGTCACTTCCCACTGTAGAATCACTATCCCCGCAAAAGGGTGAGGAACCAAAAAAGAGCGGGTCCTGAAACCCGCTCTTTTGAAATTCAGCTTCGCGGCCCTCGCGGGCAGCTTTCAAACTATAAGCTTTCCAGCAAACGAGCGATCTCGTCGCGCTTGGCCACCGTATCCGCAAGTTGCTTACGGGCCCCTTCGACAACGTTGGCTGGGGCCTTGTCTACGAACTTGGGATTCTTGAGTTTTCCTTCGCCAGCGGCGACTTGCTTGTTCAGCTTTTCAAGCTCCTTGCTAAGGCGTTCCTTCTCGGCTTCCACGTCGATGGCGCTGGAAAGGTCGAGGTAAACGGTACCCAGCGCGCCCACTGCGCCTGGACAGCCATCGACCGTTTCCTTTAACTCAATCGTCGCCGCACCGGCCAGCTTCTTAATCGTATCCAAATTTCCTGACACGATCTCCGCGCTTTTCGCGTCGGCCGCGCTAACGAAGAGCGTAACGTCTCGCTTGGAAGCAACATTGTACTCTGCCTTAACGGAGCGGGCCTTGGTGA
This region includes:
- a CDS encoding c-type cytochrome encodes the protein MKRIILRAFAGILLLAILFVGFIAFRFNALATQNYLSPQFTIAADVSSADIALGHRIYAVRAGCIDCHGEDASGVLIMENGPMGKIHGANLTPYNLKDWSDEEIATAIRYGIHKSGRSLRFMPSFDYTAMSKGDIAALVAYLRTLDSVEKPLQENSYGPIARMLSSFGKMPVMFPAAIIDPAAGFAEKPKEGPTAEFGRYLASSCVGCHGEDMAGGPIPGGDPSWPEAGNSRLGSNPIWTKESFAHMISTGISPTTGQAIRAPMPVALLKQFNEDEVTALWEYLKTLD